Proteins from a single region of Macaca fascicularis isolate 582-1 chromosome 5, T2T-MFA8v1.1:
- the ENAM gene encoding enamelin: protein MLVLRCRHGTSFPKLDNLVPKGKMKILLVFLGLLGNSVAMPMHMPRMPGFSSKSEEMMRYNQFNFMTLPHLAHLGPFFGNGLPQQFPQYQMPMWPQPPPWHPQKPSAQKRHNKTDQTQETQKPNQTQSKKPPQKRPLKQPSHTPAQPEEEAQPPQAFPPFGNGLFLYPPPWQIPQRLPPPGYGRPPASNEEGGNPYFGYFGYHGFGGRPPYYSEEMFEQDFEKPKEEDPPKAESPGTEPTANSTVTETNSTQSNPKGSQGGNDTSPTGNSIPGPNTGNNPPAQNGIVPLPAVNTSGQGGPGSQIPWRPSQPNIRENHPNPNIRNFPSGRRWYPTGTAMGHRQNGPFYRNRQVQRGPQWNSFAWEGKQVVRPGNPVYHKVYPSISRGNYPNYAGNPANLRRKPQGPNKHPMGTNVAPVGPKHGPVVHNEKIQNPREKHLGPKEQIIVPTKNPTSPGRNSQQYEVNKSNYKLPHSEGYTPVPNFNSVDQHENSYYPREDSRKLPNSDGQTQSQILPKGMVLAPRRIPYESETNQPELKHSAYQPAVHPEEIPSAKEHFPAGRNTWDHQEISPPFKEHPGRQEEHLPHPSHGSRGRVFYPEYNPYDPRENSPYRRSNTWDERDDSPNTMGQKESSLYPINTPDHKETVPYNEEDPIDPTGDEVFPGQNRWGEELSFKGGPTVRHYEGEQYTSNQPKEYPPYSLDNPSKPREDFYYSEFYPWNPDENFPSYSTAPTMSPPTESRGYYVNNAVRPEESNLFPSWNSWDHRIQAHGQKERRPYFNRNIWDQATHLQKAPARPPDQKGNQPYSSNTPVGLQKNPMWHEGEDLNYGMQMTRMNSPEREYSSFPDFIPQSYPSGQKEAHLFHLSQRGSCCTGSSTGPKDNPLALQDYTPSYGLAPGENQDTSPLYTEGSHSKHTRHIISPTSTLPGQRNSSEKMENENPFRDDVSTLRRNTPCSINNQLGQKGIMPFPEVGSLQAKNTPCLKNDLGGDGNNILEQIFEDNQLNERTVDLTPEQLVIGTPDEGSNPEGIQSQVQENESERQQQRPSNILHLPCFGSKLAKHHSSSTGTPSSNGRQSPFDGDSIMPTENPNTLVELATGEQFKSTNADPLDAGERSPFEFLQRGTNAEDQVQDCLLLQA, encoded by the exons ATGTTGGTGCTTCGGTGCAGGCATGGAACCTCTTTTCCTAAACTAGACAACTTG GtaccaaaaggaaaaatgaagattcTCCTGGTCTTTCTAGGGCTTCTTGGTAATTCTGTTGCTATGCCa ATGCACATGCCCCGAATGCCTGGATTTAGCAGTAAAAGTGAGGAG ATGATGCGGTATAATCAATTCAACTTTATGACCCTCCCACAT TTGGCACACCTGGGGCCCTTCTTTGGAAACGGTCTCCCTCAGCAATTTCCACAGTACCAGATGCCCATGTGGCCTCAGCCACCACCATGGCACCCACAGAAACCCTCAGCACAAAAACGTCATAATAAGACTGATCAGACCCAAGAAACCCAGAAACCCAACCAGACTCAGTCAAAAAAGCCACCACAAAAGCGGCCTTTGAAGCAGCCATCGCATACTCCAGCCCAGCCCGAAGAGGAAGCTCAGCCACCTCAG gCATTCCCACCATTTGGAAATGGGCTATTCCTCTATCCACCACCATGGCAAATTCCACAG AGGTTACCGCCACCAGGTTATGGACGCCCACCAGCCAGCAATGAAGAAGGCGGG AATCCTTACTTTGGATATTTTGGATATCATGGCTTTGGGGGTCGCCCTCCTTATTATTCAGAAGAAATGTTTGAACAAGATTTTGAAAAACCCAAAGAAGAAGATCCTCCTAAAGCAGAAAGTCCAGGCACAGAACCCACAGCTAATTCAACAGTTACTGAGACGAATTCTACCCAATCAAATCCTAAAGGGAGTCAGGGTGGAAATGACACCAGCCCCACAGGAAACAGTATCCCAGGACCGAACACTGGGAACAACCCTCCAGCTCAAAATGGGATTGTCCCACTCCCTGCAGTCAACacttcaggccagggagggccaggaAGTCAAATCCCATGGAGACCAAGTCAGCCAAATATTCGTGAAAATCATCCAAATCCTAATATAAGAAATTTTCCTTCAGGAAGACGGTGGTATCCCACTGGTACTGCCATGGGGCACAGACAGAATGGGCCTTTTTACAGAAATCGACAAGTTCAAAGGGGTCCTCAGTGGAACTCCTTCGCTTGGGAAGGTAAACAAGTAGTTCGTCCAGGAAATCCAGTTTATCACAAAGTTTACCCTTCTATTTCAAGAGGCAATTATCCCAATTATGCAGGAAATCCAGCAAATCTCAGAAGAAAGCCTCAGGGGCCAAATAAACACCCTATGGGAACTAATGTTGCCCCAGTTGGTCCCAAACATGGCCCTGTTGTTCAcaatgaaaaaatccaaaatccaaggGAGAAGCACCTGGGTCCAAAAGAACAAATAATAGTTCCTACAAAGAATCCAACCAGCCCCGGGAGAAACTCTCAACAGTATGAAGTtaataaatcaaattataaacTGCCTCACTCTGAGGGTTATACACCAGTCCCAAATTTTAATTCTGTTGATCAACATGAAAACTCCTATTACCCAAGGGAAGATTCCAGAAAACTACCAAATTCTGATGGACAAACCCAAAGCCAGATTTTGCCCAAAGGGATGGTTTTAGCGCCAAGAAGGATCCCATATGAATCAGAAACTAATCAGCCAGAATTAAAGCACAGTGCATATCAGCCTGCTGTACACCCTGAGGAAATCCCTTCTGCAAAAGAACATTTTCCTGCTGGAAGAAATACTTGGGACCACCAAGAAATCTCTCCACCTTTTAAGGAACATCCTGGGAGGCAAGAAGAACATTTACCCCATCCTTCCCATGGTTCTAGAGGAAGGGTTTTCTACCCTGAATATAACCCCTATGATCCCAGGGAAAACTCACCATACCGTAGAAGCAATACATGGGATGAGAGAGATGATTCTCCCAATACTATGGGGCAAAAAGAAAGTTCACTCTACCCCATAAATACCCCAGACCACAAGGAGACAGTCCCTTATAATGAAGAAGACCCAATTGATCCAACTGGAGATGAAGTCTTTCCTGGACAAAATAGATGGGGTGAAGAGTTGAGCTTCAAAGGGGGCCCAACAGTTAGGCACTATGAAGGTGAACAATATACCTCAAATcagccaaaggaatatcctccctATTCTTTAGACAATCCATCAAAACCAAGGGAGGATTTTTATTATAGTGAATTCTACCCATGGAACCCGGATGAGAATTTTCCATCATATAGTACAGCTCCTACTATGTCACCACCTACAGAGAGCAGGGGTTACTATGTTAATAATGCCGTTAGACCAGAAGAAAGCAATCTATTTCCTTCATGGAATTCCTGGGACCACAGGATACAAGCCCAcggtcagaaagaaagaaggccatATTTTAACAGAAATATCTGGGATCAGGCAACACATTTACAAAAAGCCCCAGCTAGGCCACCAGACCAGAAAGGTAACCAGCCCTATTCCAGTAACACTCCAGTTGGGCTTCAGAAAAATCCAATGTGGCATGAAGGTGAGGATTTGAACTATGGCATGCAAATGACTAGGATGAATTCTCCAGAGAGAGAATATTCATCTTTCCCTGACTTCATCCCACAAAGTTACCCATCAGGTCAAAAAGAGGCACATTTATTTCACCTAAGCCAGAGAGGCTCTTGCTGTACTGGTAGCTCCACAGGACCCAAGGACAATCCACTAGCTCTACAAGACTACACTCCATCCTATGGTCTTGCACCTGGGGAGAACCAAGACACCAGTCCTCTGTATACAGAAGGTAGTCATAGCAAGCACACAAGACATATCATCTCCCCAACAAGCACCCTACCAGGCCAAAGAAACAGCTCAGAGAAGATGGAAAATGAAAACCCTTTTAGAGATGATGTGTCCACTCTGAGGAGGAACACACCATGTTCTATAAATAATCAACTGGGCCAAAAGGGAATTATGCCATTTCCTGAAGTCGGTTCCCTTCAAGCAAAGAatacaccttgtctcaaaaatgatCTTGGAGGAGATGGGAACAACATTCTGGAACAAATTTTTGAAGACAACCAGCTCAATGAAAGAACTGTTGACCTTACTCCTGAGCAGCTTGTTATTGGTACACCTGATGAAGGCTCCAATCCAGAAGGCATCCAAAGTCAAGTCCAAGAAAATGAGAGTGAGAGACAGCAACAAAGACCATCTAACATCCTGCATTTGCCATGCTTTGGCTCCAAATTAGCAAAGCATCACTCTTCCAGCACTGGAACTCCATCTAGCAATGGAAGGCAAAGCCCATTTGATGGGGATTCAATTATGCCTACTGAAAATCCTAACACATTGGTTGAGTTAGCTACTGGGGAACAATTTAAGAGTACAAATGCAGACCCACTTGATGCAGGTGAACGCAGTCCATTTGAATTCCTTCAAAGAGGGACCAATGCAGAGGACCAGGTACAAGACTGCTTACTACTTCAGGCCTAA